In Vigna unguiculata cultivar IT97K-499-35 chromosome 3, ASM411807v1, whole genome shotgun sequence, a single genomic region encodes these proteins:
- the LOC114176935 gene encoding dnaJ homolog subfamily C GRV2 isoform X2 gives MVILYPVSSFLQRFHLLKGALRIMKCVQAVTVRPLSSVSALVRFAEEPQMFAIEFSDGCPIHVYASTSRDSLLAAFRDALQTEGQCAIPVLPRLTMPGHRIDPPCGRVFLLSGQQKPVTDVESASMHLKHLAAAAKDAVAEGGSIPGSRAKLWRRIREFNATIPYSGVPQNIEVPEVTLMALITMLPAAPNLPPESPPLPPPSPKAAATVMGFIGCLRRLLASRSAASHVMSFPAAVGRIMGLLRNGSEGVASEAAGLVAVLIGGGPGDANVTDSKGEWHATIMHTKSVLFANQNYIIILVNRLKPTSVSPLLTMTVVEVLEAMICDPHGETTQYSVFVELLRQVAGLKRRLFALFGHPAESVRETVAMIMRSIAEEDAIAAESMRDASLRDGALLRHLLHAFFHPAGERREVSRQLVALWADSYQPALELLSRILPPGLVAYLHTRADEVLAENTNHEESSIGKRKRRLLQHRKGRIGRGLISQEQPFPSANNFDVSDSARQTGGTVVRGLDNFHKTGMDPSSGQTSNIQSSVVHTSEHLNNGSSTVDVHNGHSAFLASANAVSANSNEAPESEFQNSVDPDSNAVGLQNEGIPAPAQVVVENTPVGSGRLLCNWPEFWRAFDLDHNRADLIWNERTRQELRESLKAEVHKLDVEKERTEDIVPGGTALEMVSGVESVPQISWNYPEFSVRYPSLSKEVCVGQYYLRLLLESGSAGRAQDFPLRDPVAFFRALYHRFLCDADTGLTVDGAVPDELGASDDWCDMGRLDGFGGGGGSSVRELCARAMTIVYEQHYMTIGPFEGTAHITVLLDRTDDRALRHRLLLLLKALVKVLSNVEACVLVGGCVLAVDLLTVVHETSERTSIPLQSNLIAATAFMEPLKEWMYIDKDGAQVGPMEKDAIRRLWSKKAIDWTTRFWASGMLDWKKLRDIRELRWALALRVPVLTPPQVGETALSILHSMVSAHSDLDDAGEIVTPTPRVKRILSSPRCLPHIAQAILSGEPSIVEAAAALLKAIVTRNPKAMIRLYSTGAFYFALAYPGSNLLSIGQLFSVTHVHQAFHGGEEAAVSSSLPLAKRSVLGGLLPESLLYVLERSGPAAFAAAMVSDSDTPEIIWTHKMRAENLIRQVLQHLGDFPQKLSQHCHVLYDYAPMPPVTYPELRDEMWCHRYYLRNLCDDIRFPNWPIVEHVEFLQSLLVMWREELTRKPMDLSEEEACKILEISFEDISSDNVNKRNSLDIADEASGLSKQIENIDEEKLKRQYRKLAMKYHPDKNPEGRDKFLAIQKAYERLQATMQGLQGPQPWRLLLLLKGQCILYRRHGDVLEPFKYAGYPMLLSAVTVDKDDNNFLSSDRAPLLVAASELVWLTCASSKLNGEELVRDGGVHLLATLLSRCMGVVQPTTPGNEPSAIIVTNIMRTFSVLSEFEAARAEILEFSGLVEDIVHCTEFELVPAAVDAAIQTIANVSISSELQDALLKAGVLWYLLPLLLQYDSTAEESDATESHGVGASVQIAKNMHAIRASLALSRLSGLCSDESATPYNQAAADALRVLLTPKLSSMLKDQMPKDLLSKLNANLESPEIIWNSSTRAELLKFVDQQRLAQGPDGSYDIKDSHDFVYKALSKELFIGNVYLRVYNDQPDFEISEPETFCLALIDFISYLVHNLCEVASHKVEDANHNVENANHNVEDANDNVEDTSKASEDTSEAVGESVNEQRVVDNSGTMSEEHSVGKEELELIKSLHSALTSLQNLLTNNPNLASIFSNKDKLLPLFECFSVPEASVYTIPQLCLAVLSLLTAHAPCLQAMVADGSSLLLLLQMLHSAPSCREGSLHVLYALASTPELAWAAAKHGGVVYILELLLPLKEEIPLQQRAMAASLLGKLVGQPMHGPRVAITLARFLPDGLVSVIKDGPGEAVVVALEQTTETPELVWTPAMAASLSAQISTLSSELYREQMKGRVVDWDVPEQASGQQEMRDEPQVGGIYVRLFLKDPKFPLRNPKRFLEGLLDQYLSSIAATHYEAQVVDPELPLLLSAALVSLLRVHPALADHVGYLGYVPKLVAAVAFEGRRETMSSGEVNSGRHAEQTFDPDIDSAENTQTPQERVRLSCLRVLHQLAASTTCAEAMAATSAGTPQVVPLLMKAIGWQGGSILALETLKRVVVAGNRARDALVAQGLKVGLVEVLLGLLDWRAGGRNGFCSQMKWNESEASIGRVLAIEVLHAFATEGAHCTKVRELLNNSDVWSAYKDQKHDLFLPSNAQSAAAGIAGLIENSSSSRLTYALTAPPPSTTSRTPPLSSADFNGKQDQFL, from the exons ATGGTGATTCTGTATCCCGTCAGCTCATTCTTACAAAGGTTTCACTTGTTGAAAGGCGCCCTGAGAATTATGAA ATGTGTGCAGGCAGTTACTGTTCGTCCATTATCTTCAGTAAGTGCTCTTGTTCGGTTTGCTGAAGAGCCGCAGATGTTTGCAATTGAATTTAGTGATGGATGCCCCATCCAT GTTTATGCAAGCACGTCTCGTGATAGCTTACTTGCAGCATTTCGTGATGCTTTGCAAACTGAA GGTCAATGTGCCATACCTGTATTGCCAAGACTGACAATGCCTGGTCATCGGATTGATCCTCCCTGCGGGAGAGTTTTTTTGCTATCTGGTCAACAAAAGCCTGTTACTGATGTAGAAAGTGCATCAATGCATTTGAAGCATTTGGCAGCTGCAGCCAAAGATGCTGTTGCTGAAGGTGGATCTATTCCTGGATCAAGGGCTAAACTGTGGCGTAGAATAAGGGAGTTCAATGCCACTATACCGTATAGTGGTGTACCTCAAAACATTGAAGTACCAGAGGTTACTTTGATGGCCTTGATCACTATGCTTCCTGCTGCCCCAAATCTTCCTCCAGAATCTCCTCCTTTGCCTCCCCCTTCACCAAAAGCTGCAGCAACTGTGATGGGTTTTATTGGATGTTTACGCAGACTACTTGCCTCAAGAAGTGCAGCATCACATGTGATGTCTTTTCCGGCAGCGGTTGGAAGGATAATGGGTTTACTCAGAAATGGTTCAGAAGGTGTTGCTTCTGAGGCTGCTGGGCTTGTAGCTGTACTCATTGGTGGTGGGCCTGGTGATGCAAATGTAACAGATTCTAAAGGGGAGTGGCATGCCACAATTATGCATACAAAGTCAGTTTTGTTTGCTAATCAGAATTATATCATCATTCTTGTCAACAGATTAAAGCCAACCTCAGTATCACCTTTACTGACAATGACTGTTGTTGAAGTGCTTGAGGCTATGATTTGTGATCCACATGGTGAGACCACCCAATACTCTGTTTTTGTTGAATTGTTACGCCAAGTTGCAGGGTTGAAGCGTCGCTTGTTTGCACTGTTTGGTCACCCTGCTGAAAGTGTTAGAGAAACAGTAGCAATGATAATGCGATCAATTGCCGAAGAAGATGCTATAGCTGCAGAGTCCATGCGAGATGCTTCTCTGCGTGATGGTGCTTTGTTGAGGCATTTACTGCATGCATTTTTCCATCCAGCTGGTGAGCGGCGTGAAGTTAGTCGACAGCTTGTTGCCCTTTGGGCAGATTCCTATCAACCAGCTTTGGAGCTATTGTCCCGAATTCTGCCTCCTGGTCTTGTTGCTTACTTGCACACACGTGCTGATGAAGTTCTAGCTGAAAACACGAATCATGAAGAGTCATCAAttgggaaaagaaaaagacgtTTACTTCAGCATAGGAAAGGTCGCATCGGGAGAGGACTTATTTCTCAAGAACAACCTTTCCCTTCAGCTAATAACTTTGATGTTTCTGATTCAGCTAGGCAAACAGGGGGTACTGTTGTCAGAGGCTTAGACAACTTCCATAAAACTGGTATGGACCCAAGTTCTGGACAAACTTCAAATATTCAATCTTCAGTAGTTCACACCAGTGAACATTTGAACAATGGATCTTCTACAGTAGATGTGCACAATGGTCATTCAGCTTTTTTGGCTTCGGCTAATGCGGTGTCAGCAAACTCAAATGAAGCACCAGAATctgaatttcaaaattcagtTGATCCTGACAGCAATGCAGTTGGTTTGCAGAATGAAGGCATTCCTGCTCCTGCTCAAGTTGTTGTAGAGAACACCCCTGTAGGATCTGGTCGGCTTCTATGTAATTGGCCTGAATTTTGGAGAGCTTTTGATCTTGATCACAATCGTGCAGACTTGATTTGGAATGAGCGTACCAGGCAAGAGTTGAGAGAATCTCTGAAAGCTGAAGTTCATAAACTAGATGTTGAGAAAGAGCGTACTGAAGATATTGTTCCGGGGGGCACTGCCTTGGAAATGGTATCAGGTGTTGAGAGTGTGCCACAAATATCTTGGAACTACCCTGAATTTTCTGTTCGTTACCCTAGCTTGTCAAAAGAAGTTTGTGTGGGTCAATATTATCTGCGATTACTGCTTGAGAGTGGCAGTGCTGGCAGGGCACAAGACTTCCCATTGCGTGATCCTGTTGCTTTCTTCAGGGCACTTTACCATCGTTTCTTATGTGATGCAGACACCGGACTTACTGTAGATGGAGCTGTTCCTGATGAATTAGGTGCGTCTGATGATTGGTGTGACATGGGTAGATTAGATGGTTTTGGTGGAGGTGGTGGATCATCGGTGAGAGAGCTTTGTGCAAGGGCGATGACAATTGTATATGAGCAGCATTACATGACCATAGGCCCTTTTGAAGGTACAGCTCACATCACTGTTCTATTGGACAGGACAGATGACAGAGCTTTGAGGCACCGACTTCTTTTACTTCTGAag GCATTGGTGAAGGTTTTATCAAATGTGGAGGCTTGTGTCCTAGTTGGAGGCTGCGTATTAGCTGTTGATCTGCTTACCGTGGTCCATGAAACTTCAGAGAGGACATCTATTCCCTTGCAATCAAATTTAATTGCTGCTACTGCTTTTATGGAACCCCTTAAAGAATGGATGTATATTGACAAAGATGGTGCTCAAGTTGGACCTATGGAAAAGGATGCTATTAGAAGGTTGTGGTCGAAGAAGGCTATTGATTGGACGACAAGGTTTTGGGCTTCTGGGATGCTAGATTGGAAGAAGCTGCGAGATATCCGTGAACTTCGTTGGGCACTTGCACTTAGAGTTCCAGTCCTTACTCCGCCTCAG GTTGGGGAGACAGCTTTGTCCATATTGCATAGCATGGTGTCGGCACATTCAGATTTAGATGATGCTGGAGAGATTGTTACTCCAACTCCTAGAGTAAAACGAATCCTGTCAAGTCCGCGCTGCCTTCCACATATTGCACAG GCCATTCTTTCAGGGGAACCAAGTATTGTTGAGGCAGCTGCTGCATTGCTTAAGGCCATTGTTACCCGGAATCCCAAAGCTATGATCCGTCTGTACAGCACTGGTGCATTTTACTTTGCACTGGCATATCCTGGTTCTAATCTACTTTCAATTGGGCAACTCTTTTCTGTCACCCATGTCCATCAAGCATTTCATGGTGGGGAAGAAGCTGCAGTTTCAAGCTCATTGCCTTTGGCAAAACGTAGTGTTCTTGGTGGGCTTCTCCCTGAATCTTTGTTGTATGTACTGGAGCGTAGTGGTCCAGCAGCATTTGCTGCTGCAATGGTTTCAGATTCTGACACCCCAGAGATAATATGGACTCACAAAATGAGGGCAGAAAATCTAATTCGTCAG GTTTTGCAGCATCTAGGTGATTTTCCGCAGAAATTGTCACAGCATTGCCATGTTTTGTATGACTATGCCCCCATGCCTCCAGTGACATACCCAGAGCTAAGAGATGAAATGTGGTGTCACCGTTATTACCTCAGGAATCTATGTGATGACATTCGTTTTCCAAATTGGCCAATTGTTGAACATGTAGAATTTCTTCAATCATTACTTGTAATGTGGCGTGAAGAGTTGACTAGAAAGCCTATGGATCTATCTGAAGAAGAAGCTTGCAAGATCCTTGAAATATCCTTTGAGGATATATCTAGTGACAatgtaaataaaagaaattctttGGATATTGCAGATGAAGCATCTGGCTTATCGAAGCAGATTGAGAacattgatgaagaaaaattaaagcgACAATATCGGAAACTTGCTATGAAATATCATCCTGACAAAAATCCAGAAGGGAGGGACAAGTTTCTTGCCATACAAAAGGCCTATGAACGTCTCCAG GCTACCATGCAAGGGTTGCAAGGTCCACAGCCGTGGAGATTGCTACTTTTGTTGAAGGGGCAATGTATTTTATACAGAAGACATGGAGACGTTTTGGAGCCATTCAAATATGCTGGCTATCCCATGTTGCTGAGTGCTGTTACTGTGGACAAGGATGATAACAATTTTCTTTCTTCAGATAGAGCACCTCTCCTTGTGGCTGCATCAGAGCTGGTCTGGCTGAC ATGTGCATCTTCTAAATTGAATGGTGAAGAGCTGGTAAGAGATGGAGGGGTGCATCTTCTTGCAACTCTTCTTTCCCGTTGCATGGGTGTCGTTCAGCCAACCACTCCTGGAAACGAACCATCTGCGATCATTGTTACGAACATCATGCGAACATTTTCAGTTCTTAGTGAATTTGAGGCTGCCAGAGCTGAGATACTTGAATTTTCTGGATTAGTTGAGGACATTGTGCACTGCACTGAATTTGAACTTGTACCTGCTGCAGTTGATGCTGCCATACAGACTATTGCCAATGTTTCTATCTCCTCTGAATTGCAAGATGCTCTATTGAAGGCTGGTGTCTTATG GTACCTTTTGCCACTACTGCTTCAGTATGACTCAACTGCAGAAGAATCTGATGCAACAGAATCACACGGTGTTGGTGCTAGTGTTCAAATTGCCAAAAACATGCATGCCATAAGAGCATCTCTGGCCTTGTCAAGACTCAGTGGTCTGTGTAGTGATGAGAGTGCAACACCTTACAATCAGGCCGCTGCTGATGCCCTTAGAGTTTTGCTAACTCCTAAGCTCTCTAGCATGTTAAAAGATCAAATGCCCAAAGATTTACTGTCCAAATTAAATGCAAACCTGGAATCACCAGAG ATTATCTGGAACTCTTCAACGCGAGCAGAGTTGCTGAAATTTGTGGATCAGCAACGTTTAGCTCAAGGTCCCGATGGCTCATATGATATTAAGGATTCACACGATTTTGTTTATAAAGCACTATCCAAAGAATTATTCATTGGAAATGTTTACTTGAGAGTCTACAATGATCAGCCGGACTTTGAAATTAGTGAACCAGAAACTTTTTGCCTTGCACTGATTGATTTTATATCTTATCTTGTGCACAATCTATGTGAAGTTGCCAGTCATAAGGTTGAAGATGCCAATCATAATGTTGAAAATGCCAATCATAATGTTGAAGATGCCAATGATAATGTTGAAGATACCTCCAAGGCTTCTGAGGATACGAGTGAGGCTGTTGGTGAATCTGTGAATGAGCAGCGTGTTGTAGATAATTCTGGCACAATGTCTGAAGAACACTCTGTGGGAAAGGAAGAGCTTGAGCTGATTAAAAGTCTGCATTCTGCATTGACTTCCCTTCAG AACCTTCTGACGAATAATCCCAATTTGGCATCcatattttcaaacaaagaCAAGTTACTGCCACTTTTTGAATGCTTTTCTGTGCCTGAAGCATCAGTCTATACTATCCCTCAACTTTGCTTAGCAGTGTTGTCACTCTTAACTGCACACGCTCCTTGTTTGCAAGCCATGGTTGCGGATGGGTCTAGTCTTCTGCTTTTGTTACAAATGCTTCACTCAGCCCCAAGTTGTCGAGAAGGTTCCCTCCATGTTCTCTATGCATTGGCAAGCACACCTGAACTTGCCTGGGCTGCTGCCAAGCATGGTGGTGTTGTCTACATTCTTGAATTGCTTTTGCCTTTGAAGG AAGAAATTCCACTCCAGCAAAGAGCTATGGCAGCTTCCTTGTTGGGAAAGCTTGTTGGCCAACCAATGCATGGACCAAGAGTTGCTATAACACTTGCAAGGTTTCTCCCTGATGGTCTTGTATCAGTAATTAAGGATGGACCTGGCGAAGCCGTTGTAGTTGCCCTTGAGCAGACTACGGAGACACCAGAACTTGTATGGACACCAGCAATGGCAGCTTCCTTATCTGCACAAATTTCCACTCTGTCATCAGAGCTATACCGTGAGCAGATGAAAGGGCGTGTTGTTGATTGGGATGTACCTGAGCAGGCATCTGGACAGCAGGAAATGAGAGATGAGCCACAG GTTGGTGGCATCTATGTTCGACTGTTTTTGAAAGATCCCAAATTCCCTCTTAGAAACCCTAAAAGGTTCTTGGAAGGTCTACTAGATCAGTATTTGTCATCCATTGCTGCCACACATTATGAAGCACAGGTTGTTGATCCAGAGCTTCCTTTGCTCCTGTCTGCCGCCCTAGTTTCCTTATTACGTGTGCATCCTGCACTAGCAGATCATGTTGGGTATCTTGGATACGTACCAAAACTAGTTGCTGCTGTTGCATTTGAAGGAAGGAGAGAAACAATGTCATCTGGTGAGGTAAACAGTGGGAGACATGCAGAACAAACATTTGACCCGGATATTGACTCAGCAGAGAACACACAAACACCTCAAGAACGTGTGCGCCTTAGTTGTTTGCGTGTATTGCATCAACTTGCAGCTAGTACCACATGCGCTGAAGCCATGGCTGCAACGAGTGCCGGAACACCTCAG GTTGTTCCACTGCTAATGAAAGCTATTGGATGGCAAGGTGGAAGTATTTTAGCTCTTGAGACTCTAAAACGTGTTGTGGTTGCTGGTAACCGAGCCAGGGATGCTCTTGTTGCACAAGGCCTTAA